Genomic window (Synechococcus sp. LA31):
GAAGAAGAACTGGCCGTTCTCTTCCGGTGTGCCGGGCAGGATGCCGTGACCGAGGTTGAGGATGTGCTTGCGGCCGCGGGCCTTGCGCACAGTGTCGTCGATCCGCTCCTGGATGGCCTTGGGGGTGCCAAACAGCAAGCCGGGATCCACGTTCCCCTGCACACCCACGTGCTCGGGGAGGCGGGCCAGGCCTTCGGCCATGTCCACGGTCCAGTCGAGCGACACAATGTCGACACCGGTGCGCGCCATCCGCTCAAGCACGCCGGCACTGCCGGAGATGTAGAGGATGAAGGGGGTATCGGGGTGGGTTTGTTTCACCAGATCCACCACCTTCTTCTGATAAGGAGCGGCGAAGGTGTCGTAGTCGGCCGGGCTGAGCTGACCTGCCCAGGAATCAAACATTTGCACCACCTGGGCACCGGAATCGATCTGGTAGCGCAGATAAGCCGCGATTGATTCGGCGAAGTGATCGAGCAGCTTGTGCAGCAGGTCGGGCTCACGGAAGGCCATGGCCTTGATCACCGCATAGTTCTTGCTGCTCTTGCCCTCCACCACGTAGGCGGCGAGGGTCCAGGGGGCACCCACGAAGCCGAGTACGGCAGCTTGATTGCCCACGGCGCTACGCAGGCGGGTAAGCACCTCACCCACAAACGGCATGGTCTCGGCGGGATTGAGAGGGCGCAGGGCGTCCACTTGGGCTAACGAGCGAATCGGGTCGTGAATCAGAGGGCCCTTGCTCTCCACGATGTCGAAATTGATGCCCATCCCGGGCAGGGGCGTGAGAATGTCGGAGAAGAGGATCACGCCATCGGGCTTGAAGGCCTCGAAGGGCTGCATCGAGATCTCAAAGGAGAGATCGGGGTTCTCCGAACGTTCGCGGAAGCCGGGGTGGCGGTCCCGCAGGTCGCGGTAAACCTTCATGTAGCGACCGGCCTGGCGCATCATCCACACCGGCGGCCGCTCCACCTGCTCACCTCGGGCGGCGCGCAGCAGCAGGGGGGCGGTTTCGGTCATGGGCGAGGGGGACGCGAAGCGAGAACCTACCCGAAGGCAGTCCCGTTGCCGGCCTGCCGACGGCAGGGTTCTGCCGCTTCGTCACACACCTAAGAAGTTGCGCCTGCCTCCAGCTCCTGGCTGCGCTGTTCATCGCGCTGGAACACGAGCACGGAGAGAGGCGGTAGGCAGAGATCGAGGGAATGCTCGTAGCCGTGAATACCCCACTGATCGGTGAACTTCCCGCCCAGGTTGCCCAGGTTGCTGCCGCCGTAGCGCTCTGCATCGGTGTTGAACACCTCGCTGTAAAAGCCACTGGTGGGCACACCGATGCGGTAGTGGGAGTGGCTCTGAGGTGTGAAGTTGGCTACCACCACCAGCCAGCGCCCAGTAGTGCTCTCCCGGCGCATAAAACTGATCACGGAGTGGCGGTTGTCGTTGCAGTCAATCCACTGGAAGCCGTACTCGCTGAAGTCGTCGCCCCAGAGCGCCCGCTCAGATTTATAGAAGCTGTTGAGGTCGTCCACCAGCCGCTGCAGCCCCAGGTGGGGTTCGTGTTGCAGCAGCTCCCATTCCAGATCTCCCCACACGTTCCATTCGCCCCGCTGACCGAATTCCATCCCCATGAAGATGGTTTTCTTGCCGGGGTGGGTCCACATGTAGGCGAGAAGCGCTCGCACGTTGGCGAACTTTTGCCAGTCGTCACCTGGCATTTTGTGCAGCAGGTTGCTCTTGCCGTGCACCACCTCGTCGTGGCTGAGGGCAAGCATGAAGTTCTCGGTGTAGGCGTACCAGATCGAGAACGTCACATTGTTCTGATGGAACTGGCGGAACCACGGATCGAGCTCGAAGTAATCGAGCATGTCGTGCATCCAGCCCATGTTCCATTTGAGGTTGAAGCCCAAACCGCCCATGTCGGTGGGCTTGGTCACCATCGGCCATGTGGTGGATTCCTCCGCAATCGAGAGGGCACCGGGGAAGTGCTGGAACAGCACGTGATTGGCCTGCTGCAGGAATTGCACCGCTTCGGTGTTCTCGCGGCCGCCGTGCTCATTCGGAATCCACTCGCCGTCGGGGCGCAGGTAGTCGCGGTAGAGCATTGAGGCCACCGCATCCACCCGGATGCCATCGATGTGAAACTGTTCAAACCAATACACCAGGTTCGCCACGAGGAAGTTGCGAACCTCATTGCGGCTGTAGTTGAAGATCAGCGTGCCCCATTCCTTGTGCTCGCCGATGCGTGGATCGGCGTGCTCGTAGAGATGGGCGCCATCGAAAAACGCCAGACCGTGGGCGTCCTTGGGGAAGTGACCAGGCACCCAGTCGAGGATCACGCCGATGCCCTCGGCATGGCAGCGATCAACGAACGCTCGGAATTCATCCGGGCTGCCGAAGCGGCTGGTGGGGGCATACCAGCCGGTCACCTGATAGCCCCAGGAGCCATCAAAGGGATGCTCCGAAAGGGGCATCAGCTCGATGTGCGTGAAACCACGCGCTTTCACATAGGGGATCACCCTGTCCGCCAGCTCGGGGTAGGTGAGCAGGCGGGCGCCGGGTTTGAGATCAGCGGCTGGTACTGGCGGGCGTGGTGTGCCGTCGGCCTCGATGTAGGGCTGATCAGCGCCGCCATGCATCCAGCTGCCCAGGTGCATTTCGTAGACCGCGATCGGTTGATCGAGGGGATTCCGGCTGTCGCGCTGCTGAATCCAGGCGCCATCGCACCAGCTGTAGCCCTCGAGCGTTTCCACAATCGAGCCGTTGTTGGGCCGCACTTCGTGGCGGAAGCCATAGGGGTCGGCTTTCTGGTAGCAGTGACCTGCCTGGGTGCGGATCTCGTATTTGTAGATCTCGCCAGGCTTGAGACCTGGGATGAATAGCTCCCAGCCGCCGCCGAGGCGGGCTTGCATCGGGTGATGGCGCCCGTCCCAGTTGTTGAAGTTGCCCAGCACAGACACACTGCGGGCGTTGGGGGCCCATAGGCAGAACATCACACCCGCCACGCCGTTGCGGGTGGTCACATGGGCGCCCATGCGCTGCCAGATGTGGTGGTGGTTGCCTTCGGCAAAGAGATGGCGATCCATCTCGCCCATCCACTCCTCACGGAAGGCCCAGGGATCGTGGGCGATGTGCTCGATGCCGCCGCGCAGCACGCGCACTTGATAGCCACTGCCCGGGTCGTTGGGCAGCTCTGCCTCAAAGATCCAGGGGTGATGCGGTGTGGCCATGGGTACGGCTACACCGCCGTTCATCAGCTCAACGCGTTCGGCTTCCGGCATCCAGACGCGCACCACCCAGCTGCCGTTGTCGAGCGGCTGGGGGCCGAGCACCGCAAAGGGGTGATCATGCCGGCACTCCGCCAGGCGCTGGGCATCGTCCACCATCCAGTCGAGCTGAGCCAGCACAGGCTTGATTGCAAGAGCGTGGCTGGGAGCTTAAGGCTGTTTTTCGCTGGCGGATCAGCGAGGACCTGCCGGGTTTTCCGGGAAATCAATCCCTGTGATCTGGTTCTCACCATTGAGGATCACGTAGAGGTTGTCGCTGAGGCGGTTGAACTGCACGTTGACGAGGATCAGGCGCGTATCAGGGGTGCTTTCGGCCTCAACCGCACGGCCTACCTTCACGAAGCTTCCGGTGAGTCGCTGCAGACCCAGCCATCGGGCCTGGATCACTGCAGGGGTCAGCTCCTCTTGCACAGAGGGAGCGAGGAAGCTCTGGGCGGTGATGAAATTACCGGTGCTAACGGCTCGCACGAACTGCAGCGCCACTTTGCTGTCGTCATCGTCGGCGCGATCCACGTAGTAACGATCGATCAGTCCCTCAGGGCTGATCACCATGAACACCACGCGGTTGCCTGCTTTCGTCTTCAGCTCGGCTTCCACGGTGCTGCTCTCGAGGCCGCTGCGCACGCTCAGCAACTCGTAGCCGAGCACTTGTGGTTGCGTGCGCATCGTGGCCGCAATCATTGACGGGCTGGTGACCGCCTGCAGCGCAGGCGAGAACTGTGCGTAGCGGGCTTTGGCATTGCCGCTTTTCACGGCGTTGAGGATGCGGATGGCGGCGGCACGGGCCTGCTCCACGGAAAGGCCGCTGCCGCTGCTTTGAGCTGCCGATGGTGTGCCCTGCGCCAGAGCGGCAGGGGGAACGGAGACGGCACCTAGCACGGTTGCGGCGACCAGGGCGGAGAGAGCAGGGCGCAGCAGGCGCAACATCGCAGCTGAGTGAAGTGGGCCTCAGTTTGCCCCAACCATCGGCTTGATGCGGAGTTGGGCGCTTGCCAGTTCAATCTCCACGCTGATCACGCGGTGGTGTGGGCCTGCCGGGCTCTGAGGCATTGAGCCATCACCTGGATTCACCGCAATCTGTGGCCAGGCCGCCAGGCCGATCGAAAGCCGCAGCCGCTCACCAGGTTGGAGGGTGAGCAGCAGGGGCTGAAACACCACCGTGCGCAGAGCCATGGCTTGACAGCCTTCACCCAGCCAACGGCTAACGCCGGTGCTGCACTGCTGCACCCGTCCATCGCTGTTCAGCACCGACAGGGCTGCGCAGAGATCAAACCCGGGTTGATCCGCGGCGGCCTGTAGCTGCAGTTCCGGAAGCCCAAGCAATTCCATCGGTAGCTGCAGGGCGTCGCTGGTGAAACAGGCCACGTCGCAGCGTTGGTCGAGATCGCGGCGATCGACTGAGCCGGCATCCAGGCCCAGGTGGCCGCCTCGCCCCGGTAGGGGACGCCACGGATCGTGCACCAGCGTGACGTGACCACTCCCTCCTCCCGGGGTGGGGTTAAGCCGGCCTTCGTGGCTGTCCAACGCCGCTAGCCCTTCGCTGGCCAGACGCCACACTTGACCACTGCCGTGTTGGGGCCATCGCGGCAGCCACTGGCCCAGGCTCAGATCTTCCAGCCAAGCTGGCTGGCTGTCCTGCAGCTCAGCACTCGGTTGATCGCGCAGGTGTTGGTTGAAGAAGGCCAGTTGTAACCGGTCGAGACCGCCGTTCCATTGCAAGTGGCTCCAAGCCCCCACGCGCAGCAATGGCTTGCCACCCCCGGCAATTGCGCGTTGCCACAGATCGAGCACCCCCGTCAGGTGGGGGTCATGCCAGCCGCCGATCAGCAGCATCGGCCGTGTCCACAGGGCGCCTGGGGGCTGGTGAACTCGCCAGCCACCTGGGGTTGCCGGATCGTTCTGCAGCCAGTTGAGTGCCATCCCTTCGCGGTCATGCCGCTTCAGTAGATCCAGGCCTTCCCGCAGAAAGCTGCCGCTCTCGAGGCTCTGGCGGATCTCGGCCCAGCCCACTTCGTCTCCTCGGCGTTGGCAGCCTTGGGCTGCCAGCTGCAATCCCCAGGCCAGCCCCAGGGCCCACCAGTGGCAACCGCCACTGGTGGCCCAGTGCTTGCGTTCATCGAGGCCAGCCATCGCCGGGGCCAGGGCGTCGGGGAGCTGGCTGTCATCCAGCAGCAGCAACTGGCTGAGACCTTGGTAGGAGAACCCGTAGCTGCCAACGCGGCCATTGCACCAGCTCTGTGCCCGGATCCAAGCCATGGTGGCTGTGGCATCTGCCGCTTCCTGACGGAAGCCCAGGAAGTGGCCTTGAGAGCTGCCGCGCCCGCGCACGTCTTGAACGACCACCGCATAGCCGTGGCTGGCGTACCACTGCGGATGGGCGTAGGTCACGGTTGACGCGATCGCCCGCCCATAGGGCTGCCGCATCAGCAACACCGGCCATGGCCCCTTGCCTTGGGGTGTCCAGATGCGACAGCACAGCTCCACCCCATCCGCCGCCTCGATTCGGCTGTCGTAGACCGTCCGGCTGTCGCAGACCGTTGCGCCGCTCACCTCAACGCACGTCTGGGCAGTAGAGGCCCACCACGTAGGTGGAGACGATCTCAGCGTCGGTGGTGTTCAAGCCCTCGCGGGCGGCGATCTGGGCTACAGCCTGGGGGGAGGTGTAGGAGATGCCCTGAGCGTTCAGCGCTTTCAGCTCTGTACAAAGAGCTTTGGCGCGCTGGGGGTTGTTTTTCACCGACTCCAGCAGAGGCGAATTGGCTAGAGCCGGTGGTGAAGCGATCAAGGCAAGCGCGATCGCCAGCCCTGGGCCGCGGACGCGGGTTGGGGTCATGGCAGAGCGGCCTTTAGGTCTAATTGGTCTAGTTCCATTTCAGGTAGGACGTTGTGTGTTGCAGCCCGGACAGGGTCAGTTCCGGGAGAGGCCGGTGGCCCGCTGGGCCCGTTGAATCCAGGCACGGACGGTGCTGGCATCCAGCCGCGGCGGGGCCATACCGGTCAGCGATCGCTCGAGCCGACCCAGTTGCATCAGCAGCTGCTGCGGTGAGGCTTGGGCTAGACCGCGGGTGCTGGCAATGCCGGCATACAGCAAAAGGGCGGCCTCATGGGGCTGGAGCTCCAGCTCCACCACCAGCTGTGCCTGCCCCCTGAGCTTGCGCAGCTGGCGCTCCAGTGCGCCGCCTTGACGGGACAGGGCCCGAAGGTCTTGGTCACTCAGGGATGACAACTCCTGCCAGCAGCTAATGCCCTGTTGCTGAAGCACCCGCTCCTCCCGTTGGAAGTGGCGAGGTAAGGGGTAGAGAGGGCTGGTCAAGGACTCAGCCCCGCAGGCTCACGCTGCCATCAGCCAGGTTTCGGATTGCAGTGGCCAGCACGACCGGGGTATCGGTGCCGTCGGCGGTGGATTCCACGCGGCGCAGCCTCACCTCCACAGTCTGGGTACCGCGCCCGCTGCCCCGCAGGTTGATGGCCACCTGCTCCACAGAGGGGAGAAATGTTTCGAGCGGCATGTCTGCCGGCGCAGCGGCCACTACCAAATCTGAGCCGTTGTCGAACACCACGGGCACGCTGATCGCCCCTTCCACCGTCTGGCGCGGGGTGTAGCTCACGGCAAAAGCCAGGCAGGAGAGCGAGAGCAGCACCGTGAAGCTGGTGACGCCCACGAGGCGGAAGCGGATGCCCCAGCGCACCAGAAAAGCCACCACGGTGAGCACCAAGAGCACAGCAGAGGCCGCACCCAGCCACTCGCCGGCGGTGAGCAGCAGGGGGTCGGCGCGCATGGGGCTCGGCGAGGCGAAAGATGACCTTTATATTGCGGCCTGCTCAGCTTCTGAGACCCACGGGCCGCCGGATCCGCCGATCCCTTCGCCGATCAGGCTGCCCTGTTGGCGCAACCCAGCTGGCCCTGACAAGGCCCGCGCTGGTTCTGGGTGGTCTTGGCGTGATCGCCCTGGCGTCTGCGGCTTGGTACGGCGCTGATCGGCTTGCTGAGGCGGTTTACAACCAACGCCGGCCCTGGCTGGAGCGTCTGGTCAGTGACGTTCTTGGTCAGCCCCTCGAGCTGGGGCCTTACGGCGGCTTGAGACCACTCGGGCTGGCAGCTGGTCGGAGTCGCTTCCTGCCAGGGCCAAACAATCCCTCCACGGTGGAAGCTCCGGCTGTTGAGGTGGCACTCGATCCGCTTCGCAGCATGCTGCAGCGGGCCTTGGTGTTGCAGATTCGTGTGCTGCGCCCCTCGGTGGATCTGCGGCGCAATCGCAACGGGGCTTTTTGGGAGTTACCCAGCCAGCGCCCCGGCCGCCAGCCGCCCCGGGTGGCGCTGCGCATTCAGGTGCCGAAAGGGGCCCGAGGGGTTTTGCACAGTTCGGCTGGATCCACGGCCTTCGGGCTGCAGGGTGAGGCGGATCTGCCGCTCTGGCGCCGGCAGATTGATCTGCGGGGTTCTGTCGCCGCCCCTCGGGGAGGCCAGCTGCCATTCCAGCTACAGCTCAACTGGCAGCAGCGCCATTGGGCGCTCCAGCTACAACCCCGTCAGCTTGCGCTTCAGCCCTTGCTGCCCTTGCTGCCAGAGGGGCTGCACGGTCAGCTGGTCGGCCGGTTGGAGGGTGTGGTCAGCGGCCAGCTTCAGCTCCAACGCCGCTCGGAAGCGGGGAGCTGCTCTGGAGGGGTCACGGGCAATGCGCTGCGCTGGCGCCCTCAGGGCCTCGCTCAGCCGCTGACAGCACAACGTCTTGCCTTGCGCTGCAATCGCCAGACGCTCCAGCTCGAACCCTCGGCCCTTGCCTGGGGTGACTGGCGTGGGCGTCTTGCTGGTGTGTTGTCGTTGGCCAGCGGTCGACTGCAACTGCAGCTCAACGCCAAGCAACCTGAACAGAGGCATCGGCTCGATGTCGACCTCAACGGCCCCTGGCGGCAGCCCGACCTCCGCCTGACCGCCGACTGGCAGGGTCTGCGCCTGCCGGGG
Coding sequences:
- the glgB gene encoding 1,4-alpha-glucan branching protein GlgB; this translates as MVDDAQRLAECRHDHPFAVLGPQPLDNGSWVVRVWMPEAERVELMNGGVAVPMATPHHPWIFEAELPNDPGSGYQVRVLRGGIEHIAHDPWAFREEWMGEMDRHLFAEGNHHHIWQRMGAHVTTRNGVAGVMFCLWAPNARSVSVLGNFNNWDGRHHPMQARLGGGWELFIPGLKPGEIYKYEIRTQAGHCYQKADPYGFRHEVRPNNGSIVETLEGYSWCDGAWIQQRDSRNPLDQPIAVYEMHLGSWMHGGADQPYIEADGTPRPPVPAADLKPGARLLTYPELADRVIPYVKARGFTHIELMPLSEHPFDGSWGYQVTGWYAPTSRFGSPDEFRAFVDRCHAEGIGVILDWVPGHFPKDAHGLAFFDGAHLYEHADPRIGEHKEWGTLIFNYSRNEVRNFLVANLVYWFEQFHIDGIRVDAVASMLYRDYLRPDGEWIPNEHGGRENTEAVQFLQQANHVLFQHFPGALSIAEESTTWPMVTKPTDMGGLGFNLKWNMGWMHDMLDYFELDPWFRQFHQNNVTFSIWYAYTENFMLALSHDEVVHGKSNLLHKMPGDDWQKFANVRALLAYMWTHPGKKTIFMGMEFGQRGEWNVWGDLEWELLQHEPHLGLQRLVDDLNSFYKSERALWGDDFSEYGFQWIDCNDNRHSVISFMRRESTTGRWLVVVANFTPQSHSHYRIGVPTSGFYSEVFNTDAERYGGSNLGNLGGKFTDQWGIHGYEHSLDLCLPPLSVLVFQRDEQRSQELEAGATS
- a CDS encoding CocE/NonD family hydrolase → MSGATVCDSRTVYDSRIEAADGVELCCRIWTPQGKGPWPVLLMRQPYGRAIASTVTYAHPQWYASHGYAVVVQDVRGRGSSQGHFLGFRQEAADATATMAWIRAQSWCNGRVGSYGFSYQGLSQLLLLDDSQLPDALAPAMAGLDERKHWATSGGCHWWALGLAWGLQLAAQGCQRRGDEVGWAEIRQSLESGSFLREGLDLLKRHDREGMALNWLQNDPATPGGWRVHQPPGALWTRPMLLIGGWHDPHLTGVLDLWQRAIAGGGKPLLRVGAWSHLQWNGGLDRLQLAFFNQHLRDQPSAELQDSQPAWLEDLSLGQWLPRWPQHGSGQVWRLASEGLAALDSHEGRLNPTPGGGSGHVTLVHDPWRPLPGRGGHLGLDAGSVDRRDLDQRCDVACFTSDALQLPMELLGLPELQLQAAADQPGFDLCAALSVLNSDGRVQQCSTGVSRWLGEGCQAMALRTVVFQPLLLTLQPGERLRLSIGLAAWPQIAVNPGDGSMPQSPAGPHHRVISVEIELASAQLRIKPMVGAN
- a CDS encoding DUF2518 family protein gives rise to the protein MRADPLLLTAGEWLGAASAVLLVLTVVAFLVRWGIRFRLVGVTSFTVLLSLSCLAFAVSYTPRQTVEGAISVPVVFDNGSDLVVAAAPADMPLETFLPSVEQVAINLRGSGRGTQTVEVRLRRVESTADGTDTPVVLATAIRNLADGSVSLRG
- a CDS encoding DUF3887 domain-containing protein — encoded protein: MLRLLRPALSALVAATVLGAVSVPPAALAQGTPSAAQSSGSGLSVEQARAAAIRILNAVKSGNAKARYAQFSPALQAVTSPSMIAATMRTQPQVLGYELLSVRSGLESSTVEAELKTKAGNRVVFMVISPEGLIDRYYVDRADDDDSKVALQFVRAVSTGNFITAQSFLAPSVQEELTPAVIQARWLGLQRLTGSFVKVGRAVEAESTPDTRLILVNVQFNRLSDNLYVILNGENQITGIDFPENPAGPR
- the hemE gene encoding uroporphyrinogen decarboxylase, with amino-acid sequence MTETAPLLLRAARGEQVERPPVWMMRQAGRYMKVYRDLRDRHPGFRERSENPDLSFEISMQPFEAFKPDGVILFSDILTPLPGMGINFDIVESKGPLIHDPIRSLAQVDALRPLNPAETMPFVGEVLTRLRSAVGNQAAVLGFVGAPWTLAAYVVEGKSSKNYAVIKAMAFREPDLLHKLLDHFAESIAAYLRYQIDSGAQVVQMFDSWAGQLSPADYDTFAAPYQKKVVDLVKQTHPDTPFILYISGSAGVLERMARTGVDIVSLDWTVDMAEGLARLPEHVGVQGNVDPGLLFGTPKAIQERIDDTVRKARGRKHILNLGHGILPGTPEENGQFFFEAGKSVMERIGATA
- a CDS encoding DUF4332 domain-containing protein, which encodes MTSPLYPLPRHFQREERVLQQQGISCWQELSSLSDQDLRALSRQGGALERQLRKLRGQAQLVVELELQPHEAALLLYAGIASTRGLAQASPQQLLMQLGRLERSLTGMAPPRLDASTVRAWIQRAQRATGLSRN